The following proteins are co-located in the Paraburkholderia phytofirmans PsJN genome:
- a CDS encoding DUF1365 domain-containing protein encodes MKPSTDKAGADPAAWLLTGKVMHERLRPKHHRFTYPVFYVRCDLDRLASLDSGWFGIDRWRPLSLYRRDHGPRDGSDLATWMREQLRAAGIEEANGRIWLQAFPRVFGYAFNPVSFWHCHDRDGQLRALLAEVRNTFGERHSYLLSASGNAPITASTRLMCRKVLHVSPFCRVEGGYTFRVTEAPGGASVSIDYHDADGLLIRTALGGRLTPLTRAAACAALLRQPLLTVGVVARIHWQALRLALKKAPFHGKNPAPARTGDASTHHAAAAKPSAAARPISSD; translated from the coding sequence ATGAAACCGTCGACCGACAAAGCCGGCGCAGATCCAGCAGCCTGGCTTCTGACCGGCAAGGTGATGCACGAACGTCTGCGTCCAAAACATCATCGCTTCACCTATCCGGTGTTTTACGTGCGATGCGACCTGGATCGGCTGGCCTCGCTCGACAGCGGGTGGTTCGGCATCGACCGCTGGCGGCCGCTCAGCCTGTATCGACGCGACCACGGTCCGCGCGACGGCAGCGACCTCGCCACATGGATGCGCGAGCAACTACGTGCCGCGGGCATTGAAGAAGCGAACGGCCGGATCTGGCTGCAAGCTTTCCCGCGCGTGTTTGGCTACGCGTTCAATCCGGTCAGTTTCTGGCATTGCCACGACCGCGACGGCCAACTGCGCGCGCTGCTGGCCGAAGTGCGCAACACGTTCGGCGAGCGCCACAGCTATCTGCTCAGTGCAAGCGGCAACGCGCCGATCACGGCAAGCACGCGGCTCATGTGCCGCAAAGTGCTGCACGTGTCGCCGTTTTGCCGTGTGGAAGGCGGCTACACCTTTCGCGTCACTGAAGCGCCCGGTGGCGCGTCGGTCTCCATCGACTATCACGACGCCGACGGTCTGCTGATTCGCACCGCGCTCGGCGGCCGCCTGACGCCGCTCACGCGCGCGGCCGCGTGCGCCGCGCTGCTGCGTCAGCCGCTCCTGACCGTGGGCGTCGTCGCGAGAATTCACTGGCAAGCGTTGCGCCTTGCCCTGAAGAAAGCGCCGTTCCACGGCAAAAACCCCGCGCCGGCCCGCACCGGCGACGCGTCCACCCACCACGCCGCAGCCGCCAAACCATCCGCCGCCGCGCGCCCCATTTCGTCCGATTGA
- the serS gene encoding serine--tRNA ligase, which translates to MLDIQLLRKDLDGVAKRLADRGYTLDVAAFAALEAERRETQTRTEEMQARRNSLSKQIGAMKGKGEDTSAVMAEVGGIGDEMKASAAKLDDIQKRLSELLQGVPNLPHESVPMGKDETGNVEVRRWGTPRQFDFEVKDHVDVGTPLGLDFETGAKLSGARFTMLRGQIARLHRALAQFMIDTHTQQHGYTEVYTPYIVNPEILYGTGQLPKFADDMFRVEKGGDENTVTQYLISTSEISLTNTVRDSILEADALPIKLTAHSPCFRSEAGSYGRDTRGLIRQHQFDKVEMVQIVAPETSYAALEEMVGHAETILQKLELPYRVITLCTGDMGFSAAKTYDLEVWVPAQNTYREISSCSNTESFQARRMQARYRNAQGKPELVHTLNGSGLAVGRTLVAVLENFQNADGSVTVPAALRPYLGGIERLEVAAG; encoded by the coding sequence ATGCTCGACATTCAGCTGCTGCGCAAAGACCTCGACGGCGTCGCCAAACGCCTCGCCGACCGCGGCTATACCCTCGACGTGGCGGCCTTCGCCGCGCTCGAAGCGGAACGCCGCGAGACCCAGACCCGTACCGAAGAGATGCAGGCGCGCCGCAATAGCCTCTCGAAGCAGATCGGCGCGATGAAAGGCAAGGGCGAGGACACCTCGGCGGTGATGGCCGAAGTGGGCGGTATCGGCGACGAGATGAAGGCGTCGGCGGCTAAGCTCGACGATATCCAGAAGCGTTTGTCGGAACTGCTGCAAGGCGTGCCGAATCTGCCGCATGAAAGCGTGCCGATGGGCAAGGACGAAACCGGCAACGTCGAAGTGCGCCGCTGGGGCACGCCGCGCCAGTTCGATTTCGAGGTGAAGGATCACGTCGATGTCGGCACGCCGCTCGGCCTCGACTTCGAGACCGGCGCGAAGCTCTCGGGCGCGCGTTTCACGATGTTGCGCGGCCAGATTGCGCGGCTGCATCGCGCGCTCGCGCAGTTCATGATCGACACGCACACGCAGCAGCACGGCTATACGGAGGTCTACACGCCGTACATCGTGAATCCGGAAATTCTGTACGGCACCGGCCAACTGCCCAAGTTCGCCGACGACATGTTCCGCGTCGAGAAGGGCGGCGATGAGAACACGGTCACGCAGTATCTGATCTCCACGTCGGAGATTTCGCTGACGAACACGGTGCGCGACAGCATCCTCGAAGCGGACGCGTTGCCGATCAAGCTGACCGCGCATTCGCCGTGCTTCCGCTCGGAAGCGGGCTCGTACGGCCGCGACACGCGCGGTCTGATCCGCCAGCATCAATTCGACAAGGTCGAGATGGTGCAGATCGTCGCGCCGGAAACGTCGTACGCCGCGCTGGAAGAAATGGTCGGCCACGCTGAGACGATTCTGCAGAAGCTGGAACTGCCGTACCGCGTGATCACGCTGTGCACGGGCGACATGGGCTTCTCGGCGGCCAAGACGTACGACCTGGAAGTGTGGGTGCCGGCGCAGAACACGTATCGCGAAATCTCGAGCTGCTCGAACACGGAATCGTTCCAGGCTCGCCGCATGCAGGCGCGTTATCGCAATGCGCAGGGCAAGCCGGAACTGGTGCACACGCTGAACGGCTCGGGTCTGGCCGTGGGCCGTACGCTCGTGGCGGTGCTCGAGAACTTCCAGAACGCCGATGGTTCGGTCACCGTGCCGGCGGCGTTGCGTCCGTATCTGGGCGGCATTGAACGGCTGGAAGTCGCGGCTGGATGA
- the speB gene encoding agmatinase produces the protein MNTSSFISPEAGERPQPLSGNAMPRCGGIATMMRLPNVGSAEGFDACFVGVPFDLGTSNRTGARFGPRQIRSESVLLRPYNMATRAAPFDSLRVADLGDVAINPYNLHDSIKRIETAYDEILQHDCKPITLGGDHTIALPILRAIHRKHGKVGLIHVDAHADVNDTMMGEKIAHGTPFRRAVEEGLLDCDRVVQIGLRGTGYAAEDFDWCRDQGFEVVQAEACWNQSLVPLMARIRERMGDGPVYITFDIDGIDPAFAPGTGTPEIAGLTVPQALEIIRGSRGLNIVGCDLVEVAPPYDPFGTTALLGANLAFELLCVLPGVEYRASTR, from the coding sequence ATGAATACTTCTTCCTTCATTTCCCCAGAAGCCGGCGAACGGCCGCAACCGCTGTCCGGCAACGCCATGCCCCGCTGCGGCGGCATCGCGACGATGATGCGGCTGCCGAACGTCGGCTCGGCCGAAGGCTTCGACGCCTGTTTCGTCGGCGTGCCGTTCGATCTCGGCACCTCGAACCGGACCGGCGCGCGCTTCGGACCGCGCCAGATCCGCAGTGAATCCGTGCTGCTGCGCCCGTACAACATGGCGACGCGCGCCGCGCCGTTCGATTCGCTGCGCGTGGCCGACCTCGGCGACGTCGCGATCAATCCGTACAACCTGCACGATTCCATCAAGCGCATCGAAACCGCGTACGACGAAATTCTTCAACACGATTGCAAGCCGATCACGCTGGGCGGCGATCACACCATCGCGCTGCCGATCCTGCGCGCGATTCATCGCAAGCACGGCAAGGTCGGCCTGATTCACGTCGACGCGCACGCCGACGTCAACGACACCATGATGGGCGAGAAGATCGCGCACGGCACGCCGTTCCGCCGCGCGGTGGAAGAGGGCTTGCTCGATTGCGACCGTGTCGTGCAGATCGGTTTGCGCGGCACGGGCTACGCAGCCGAAGACTTCGACTGGTGCCGCGATCAGGGTTTTGAAGTCGTGCAGGCCGAGGCTTGCTGGAACCAGTCGCTCGTGCCGTTGATGGCGCGTATTCGCGAGCGCATGGGCGACGGCCCGGTGTACATCACGTTCGACATCGACGGGATCGATCCGGCTTTTGCGCCGGGCACGGGCACGCCGGAAATCGCCGGCTTGACGGTGCCGCAGGCGTTGGAAATCATTCGCGGCTCGCGTGGTCTGAATATCGTCGGCTGCGATCTGGTCGAGGTCGCGCCGCCTTACGATCCGTTCGGCACGACCGCGCTGCTCGGCGCGAATCTCGCGTTCGAATTGCTGTGCGTGCTGCCGGGTGTCGAGTATCGGGCGTCCACGCGCTAA
- a CDS encoding NAD(P)/FAD-dependent oxidoreductase encodes MPHSAPTSPLPRGSRVAVIGAGISGLASAYLLARHHRVTLFESAAYLGGHTNTVDVTLDGHTHPVDTGFLVFNDRTYPNLIALFAELGVQSHPSDMTFSVSLDEGRLEWAGTSLNTVFAQRRNLFSPTFIGMLRDIMRFNGSAQRNLELAIATRASMGELLTEGGYGGAFQRQYLLPMAAAIWSSATADILAFPATTFLRFCLNHALLQVNRRPQWRTVVGGGREYVKRITSTLDDVRIGTAVRGVRRDTDGVDVFTDHGSERFDALVLATHAPTTLRLLQDADQDERGVLAAVRYQPNVAVLHTDTNLLPRRQRVWSAWNYLGSRSADGTHPVCVSYLVNQLQPLPFRTPLVVTLNPVTQPAPGTELRRFVYDHPLFDLAAIDAQHRLPSLQGKRRTWFAGAWTGYGFHEDGLKSALRVAADFDASPAWARL; translated from the coding sequence ATGCCCCATTCCGCACCGACCTCACCACTACCGCGCGGCTCGCGGGTCGCGGTCATCGGCGCCGGCATCTCGGGTTTGGCCAGCGCGTATCTGCTGGCGCGCCACCATCGGGTCACGCTGTTCGAATCGGCGGCGTACCTGGGCGGCCACACCAATACCGTGGACGTCACGCTCGACGGCCACACGCATCCCGTCGACACCGGTTTCCTGGTGTTCAACGACCGCACCTATCCGAACCTGATCGCGCTATTCGCCGAACTCGGCGTGCAATCGCATCCGAGCGACATGACCTTCTCCGTTTCGCTCGACGAAGGCCGTCTCGAATGGGCCGGCACCAGTCTGAACACTGTGTTCGCGCAGCGCCGCAACCTGTTTTCGCCGACCTTCATCGGCATGCTGCGCGACATCATGCGGTTTAACGGCAGCGCGCAACGCAACCTCGAACTGGCGATTGCAACGCGCGCGTCGATGGGTGAGCTGCTGACGGAAGGCGGCTACGGCGGCGCGTTCCAGCGACAGTATTTGCTGCCGATGGCCGCCGCGATCTGGTCGAGCGCTACCGCCGATATCCTCGCGTTCCCGGCCACGACTTTCCTGCGCTTCTGTCTGAACCACGCACTGCTGCAAGTGAATCGCCGGCCGCAGTGGCGGACCGTGGTCGGCGGCGGCCGCGAGTATGTGAAGCGTATAACCAGCACGCTGGACGACGTCCGCATCGGCACAGCGGTGCGCGGCGTGCGGCGCGACACCGACGGCGTCGACGTGTTCACTGACCACGGCAGCGAGCGCTTCGACGCGCTGGTGCTCGCGACTCACGCACCGACCACGCTGCGCCTCCTGCAAGACGCCGATCAGGACGAGCGCGGCGTGCTCGCCGCCGTGCGCTATCAACCGAACGTCGCGGTGCTGCATACGGATACGAATCTGCTGCCGCGTCGTCAGCGCGTGTGGTCGGCGTGGAATTATCTTGGCAGCCGCAGTGCCGACGGCACGCATCCGGTGTGCGTCAGTTATCTGGTCAATCAATTACAGCCGCTGCCGTTCAGGACGCCGCTCGTCGTCACGCTCAACCCGGTGACCCAGCCGGCGCCGGGCACCGAACTGCGCCGCTTCGTCTACGATCATCCGCTGTTCGATCTGGCCGCCATCGACGCGCAGCATCGTCTGCCATCGTTGCAAGGCAAGCGCCGCACGTGGTTCGCGGGCGCATGGACGGGTTACGGTTTTCACGAGGATGGTCTGAAATCGGCGCTGCGCGTCGCGGCCGATTTCGACGCATCGCCGGCATGGGCCAGGCTATGA
- a CDS encoding chalcone isomerase family protein: MSCSSCFRKRTDVRAFVALVLALWVSAACADWRGDVQSAQLVGEGDFSVLGFRLYRAQMWSERVPVDYDARFALHIVYARGIKRERLADTGISEIKRLAGVPIPADTLERWRADMLQAFVDVSPGDQLSAVYLPDKGVRFYAGERMTGEFDDPAFARAFFGIWLDPSTRAPTLRKQLLGTAP, translated from the coding sequence ATGTCATGCAGTTCGTGCTTTCGCAAGCGGACTGACGTGCGCGCCTTCGTCGCTCTCGTCCTGGCGTTGTGGGTGAGCGCCGCTTGCGCGGACTGGCGCGGCGACGTCCAGTCCGCGCAACTCGTTGGCGAAGGCGATTTCAGCGTGCTCGGCTTCCGGCTCTATCGCGCGCAGATGTGGAGCGAACGCGTGCCGGTCGATTACGACGCCCGCTTCGCGCTGCACATCGTGTACGCGCGCGGCATCAAACGCGAGCGCCTCGCGGACACTGGTATCAGCGAGATCAAGCGTTTGGCTGGCGTGCCGATTCCGGCCGACACGCTGGAGCGCTGGCGCGCGGATATGCTGCAGGCCTTCGTGGATGTCAGCCCCGGCGACCAGTTGAGCGCGGTGTATCTGCCGGACAAAGGCGTGCGTTTTTATGCCGGCGAGCGCATGACCGGCGAGTTCGACGATCCCGCCTTCGCGCGTGCATTCTTCGGCATCTGGCTCGATCCTTCGACGCGCGCGCCTACTTTGCGCAAGCAGTTGCTTGGCACGGCGCCGTAG
- a CDS encoding SAM-dependent methyltransferase has protein sequence MALSRTLSGHQTAPASGRLFLSLLERIQVGHLVLITPDGQQRVFGDPHAAPGARLEMRDWRACGAILRKGDIGFADAWRSFWVDTPDLAALLRVAIRNERALQRTVYGGWLAQLWYGLRHKLRPNTRSGSRRNIHAHYDIGNPFYAQWLDATFTYSSAVFDGNFHQSLEDAQHAKYQRIIDTLGLREGMHILEIGCGWGAFALHAARLGIHVHGVTISPAQLEFARQRVNEAGLGERVQLELRDYRSLTGQYDAVVSIEMFEAVGEKFWPTYFRILRERLRPGARALVQTITIDDSHFAAYRATSDFIREFIFPGGMLPSPQRFAQAARRGKLTTRTSLAFGRDYAETLRRWRGAFEAQLDTIRVQGFDEIFVRTWRLYLAYCEAGFDEGRTDVMQFVLSQAD, from the coding sequence ATGGCGCTTTCAAGAACCCTGAGCGGGCACCAAACCGCCCCCGCGTCAGGCCGTCTGTTTCTGTCCTTGCTCGAGCGGATCCAGGTGGGGCATCTGGTCCTCATCACGCCCGACGGCCAGCAGCGCGTGTTCGGCGATCCGCACGCGGCGCCCGGCGCGCGGCTGGAGATGCGTGACTGGCGCGCGTGCGGCGCGATTCTGCGCAAAGGCGATATTGGTTTCGCCGATGCATGGCGCTCTTTCTGGGTCGATACGCCCGATCTGGCCGCGCTGCTGCGTGTCGCGATCCGCAACGAGCGCGCTCTGCAACGCACGGTGTATGGCGGCTGGCTCGCGCAACTCTGGTACGGACTGCGCCACAAGCTGAGGCCGAACACGCGCTCGGGCAGCCGGCGCAACATTCACGCGCACTACGACATCGGCAACCCGTTTTACGCGCAGTGGCTCGACGCGACGTTCACCTATTCGAGCGCGGTGTTCGACGGCAATTTCCATCAATCGCTCGAAGACGCGCAGCACGCGAAGTATCAGCGCATCATCGATACGCTCGGTTTGCGCGAAGGCATGCACATTCTGGAAATCGGCTGCGGCTGGGGCGCTTTTGCGCTGCATGCGGCGCGTCTTGGCATTCACGTGCATGGCGTGACGATCTCGCCGGCACAACTCGAATTCGCCCGGCAGCGTGTGAACGAAGCAGGCCTGGGCGAGCGCGTGCAACTCGAACTGCGCGACTATCGCAGCCTGACCGGCCAGTACGACGCCGTCGTATCGATTGAAATGTTCGAGGCCGTCGGCGAAAAATTCTGGCCGACGTACTTTCGGATTCTGCGCGAACGTCTGCGGCCGGGCGCTCGCGCGCTAGTGCAAACCATCACGATCGACGACTCGCATTTTGCCGCTTATCGCGCGACGAGCGACTTCATTCGCGAGTTCATTTTTCCTGGCGGCATGTTGCCGAGCCCGCAGCGTTTCGCGCAGGCCGCACGGCGCGGCAAGCTCACGACGCGCACCTCGCTGGCGTTCGGCCGCGATTACGCGGAGACCTTGCGTCGCTGGCGCGGCGCGTTCGAAGCGCAACTCGATACGATCCGCGTGCAGGGTTTCGACGAGATTTTTGTGCGCACGTGGCGGCTCTATCTGGCGTATTGCGAAGCCGGCTTCGACGAAGGACGCACGGATGTCATGCAGTTCGTGCTTTCGCAAGCGGACTGA
- a CDS encoding replication-associated recombination protein A produces the protein MFEETRANVPLAERLRPRNIDEVIGQKHLLGPNKPLRVAFESGEAHSMILWGPPGVGKTTLARLMADAFHAEFIALSAVLSGVKDIREAVETAQIHRANGHQTLVFVDEVHRFNKSQQDAFLPHVESGLFVFVGATTENPSFEVNSALLSRAAVYVLKSLTDDEQRELLERAQQELGGLTFTDEARDALIGSADGDGRKLLNNLEIVARAASQQKTTEIDGALLGSALAENLRRFDKGGDAFYDQISALHKSVRGSSPDGALYWFCRMLDGGADPRYLARRIVRMAWEDIGLADPRAARIALDAAETYERLGTPEGELALAQAIIYLAVAPKSNAGYNAYNEARRFVSKDQSRGVPVHLRNAPTKLMKELGYGHEYRYAHDEPDAYAAGETYLPDNMRDPHWYEPTPRGLEGKIGDKMARLAELDAQWRSENKPKKG, from the coding sequence ATGTTTGAAGAAACCCGTGCCAATGTTCCGCTCGCCGAACGCCTGCGGCCCCGCAATATCGACGAAGTGATCGGCCAGAAGCACCTGCTCGGCCCGAACAAGCCGCTGCGGGTCGCGTTCGAATCCGGCGAAGCCCATTCAATGATCCTCTGGGGCCCGCCCGGCGTCGGTAAAACCACGCTCGCCCGGCTCATGGCCGATGCGTTTCACGCGGAGTTTATCGCGCTCTCCGCGGTGCTCTCGGGCGTGAAGGATATCCGCGAGGCGGTCGAGACCGCGCAGATTCATCGCGCGAACGGGCATCAGACGCTCGTGTTTGTCGACGAAGTGCATCGCTTCAACAAGAGCCAGCAAGACGCGTTCTTGCCGCACGTCGAGTCGGGGCTGTTCGTGTTCGTCGGCGCGACGACCGAAAATCCGTCGTTCGAGGTGAACAGCGCATTGCTCTCGCGTGCCGCCGTCTACGTGCTGAAAAGCCTCACCGACGACGAGCAGCGCGAGTTGCTCGAGCGCGCGCAGCAGGAACTCGGCGGCCTCACGTTCACCGACGAAGCCCGCGACGCGCTGATCGGTTCCGCCGACGGCGACGGCCGCAAGCTGTTGAACAACCTCGAAATCGTCGCGCGGGCGGCTTCGCAGCAAAAGACCACCGAGATCGACGGCGCGTTGCTCGGCAGCGCGCTGGCCGAAAATCTGCGCCGCTTCGATAAAGGCGGCGACGCATTTTACGACCAGATCAGCGCGCTGCATAAATCGGTGCGCGGCAGCAGCCCGGACGGGGCGCTGTACTGGTTCTGCCGCATGCTCGACGGTGGCGCGGACCCGCGTTACCTGGCGCGCCGCATCGTGCGCATGGCGTGGGAAGACATCGGCCTCGCCGATCCGCGCGCCGCGCGCATCGCGCTAGATGCCGCCGAAACCTATGAGCGCCTGGGCACGCCCGAGGGCGAACTGGCATTGGCGCAGGCGATCATCTATCTGGCGGTCGCGCCGAAGTCGAACGCGGGATACAACGCGTATAACGAGGCGCGGCGCTTCGTGAGCAAGGATCAATCGCGCGGCGTGCCGGTGCATCTGCGCAACGCGCCGACCAAGCTGATGAAGGAACTCGGCTACGGTCACGAGTATCGCTACGCGCACGACGAACCCGATGCCTACGCGGCCGGCGAAACGTATCTGCCGGACAACATGCGCGATCCGCATTGGTACGAGCCGACGCCGCGTGGTCTCGAAGGCAAGATTGGCGACAAGATGGCGCGTCTGGCGGAGCTCGACGCGCAGTGGCGCAGCGAGAACAAGCCGAAGAAGGGTTAG
- a CDS encoding alpha/beta hydrolase, whose protein sequence is MPRRLLTLTATLALAALGGCSAAGVLNAAVSHKQFRAENGLAYGNAPRQKLDVYVPTADAPAAASSHGRPMVVFFYGGSWQNGSRGNYLFVGAALASRGFVAVLPDYRTWPDTAFPGFVDDAAAAVRWARDHAAEFGGDPSRIFLMGHSAGAHIVMLLATDGRYLAAQQMSKSDISGVIGLAGPYDFLPLHDATLEEIFPRALRAASQPINFVAGDEPPMFLAAGQRDTTVDPGNTDRLAAKLRASGDADVEVKHYPRVGHALLVGAFAGPLRGFAPVLDDASAFIDKQASNEVRRSHKSAANGGAPLLPASSDAQGNVYQMRRQRAKAAVASCDGSASVSAPAADTDCQKQQGNLGLSE, encoded by the coding sequence ATGCCTCGACGCCTTCTCACCCTGACCGCCACGCTGGCCCTCGCCGCTCTCGGCGGCTGCAGCGCGGCGGGCGTATTGAACGCCGCCGTATCGCACAAGCAGTTCCGCGCCGAAAACGGCCTGGCTTACGGCAACGCGCCGCGCCAGAAACTCGACGTCTACGTACCCACCGCCGACGCGCCGGCAGCCGCTTCTTCGCATGGCCGTCCGATGGTGGTGTTCTTCTATGGCGGCAGTTGGCAGAACGGCTCGCGCGGCAACTATCTGTTCGTCGGCGCGGCGTTGGCCTCGCGCGGCTTCGTTGCCGTGCTGCCGGACTATCGGACGTGGCCCGACACCGCGTTCCCCGGTTTCGTCGACGACGCGGCCGCGGCCGTGCGCTGGGCACGCGACCACGCGGCCGAGTTCGGCGGCGACCCGTCGCGAATCTTTTTGATGGGACACTCGGCGGGCGCGCATATCGTGATGCTGCTCGCCACCGACGGCCGCTATCTCGCCGCGCAGCAGATGAGCAAAAGCGATATCAGCGGCGTGATCGGCCTGGCCGGGCCGTATGATTTTCTGCCTTTGCACGACGCGACGCTGGAGGAAATTTTCCCGCGTGCCTTGCGCGCCGCGAGTCAGCCGATCAACTTCGTCGCCGGCGACGAGCCGCCGATGTTCCTCGCGGCAGGCCAGCGCGATACGACCGTCGATCCGGGCAACACCGACCGGCTCGCGGCGAAACTGCGCGCATCGGGCGACGCGGATGTCGAAGTGAAGCACTATCCGCGCGTCGGGCACGCGCTGCTGGTGGGCGCGTTTGCCGGCCCGTTGCGCGGCTTTGCGCCGGTGCTCGACGATGCGAGCGCGTTTATCGACAAGCAGGCTAGCAATGAAGTACGGCGTTCGCACAAGAGCGCTGCAAACGGTGGCGCGCCATTACTGCCCGCATCTTCGGACGCGCAAGGCAACGTCTATCAGATGCGCAGGCAACGGGCGAAAGCAGCGGTTGCGTCGTGCGATGGCTCGGCATCCGTATCGGCGCCCGCCGCTGATACGGATTGCCAGAAACAACAAGGCAATCTGGGCCTCAGCGAATAA
- the cytX gene encoding putative hydroxymethylpyrimidine transporter CytX encodes MAQDPLAGDAGSTYAPLTPVPDARRAFRTGDAFALWFSLGIGLLVAQAGALLVPGLSLPHALLAIAIGSVIGVVLLALAGVIGTDTGLAAMSSLRPTLGVRGASVPAVLNAVQLVGWGSFEVIVMRDSADALAKQAFGLSMPLIWTVIFGLLATLLAISGPLSFVRRFLRTWGIWLLLAGAAWLTWNLLAKHDLNALMQRPGTGEMSFGGAIDLVVAMPLSWLPLIADYTRFGRKPGETFRGTLIGYGIANIWFYALGAVYGLAAGGGDALLTGALAQAGGGLALLLILIDEVDNAFADIHSAAVSTGTFWTRGSVPILSAAFGALCTLIALAVPMAKYQNFLLLIGSVFAPLFGVVLVDHFIVRKRRIEAAALADVRGRYGFSGGWHLSAFLAWAIGIVAYQVINQWLPNLGATLPALVIGAVCYLVFVTARKTAYA; translated from the coding sequence ATGGCACAAGATCCACTCGCCGGCGATGCCGGTTCCACCTACGCACCGCTCACGCCGGTGCCCGACGCGCGTCGCGCGTTCCGCACCGGCGACGCGTTCGCGCTCTGGTTCTCGCTCGGCATCGGCCTGCTGGTTGCGCAAGCGGGCGCGCTGCTAGTGCCGGGATTGTCGCTGCCGCATGCGCTGCTGGCCATCGCGATCGGCAGCGTGATCGGCGTCGTGCTGCTGGCGCTGGCCGGCGTGATCGGCACGGATACGGGGCTCGCGGCCATGTCGTCACTGCGGCCGACGCTCGGCGTGCGCGGCGCGTCGGTGCCCGCCGTGCTGAACGCGGTGCAACTGGTCGGCTGGGGCTCGTTCGAGGTGATCGTAATGCGCGATTCCGCCGACGCCCTCGCCAAGCAGGCCTTCGGCCTCTCCATGCCGCTCATCTGGACGGTGATCTTCGGCTTACTCGCGACGCTGCTCGCGATCAGCGGCCCGCTCTCGTTCGTGCGGCGCTTTCTGCGTACGTGGGGCATCTGGCTGCTGCTCGCGGGCGCGGCGTGGCTCACCTGGAATCTGCTCGCCAAGCACGATCTGAACGCGTTGATGCAGCGTCCGGGCACGGGCGAGATGTCGTTTGGCGGCGCGATCGATCTGGTAGTGGCCATGCCGCTGTCGTGGCTGCCGCTGATCGCCGACTACACGCGTTTCGGCCGCAAGCCCGGCGAAACCTTCCGCGGCACGCTGATCGGTTACGGCATCGCCAACATCTGGTTTTACGCACTCGGCGCGGTCTACGGCCTCGCGGCGGGCGGCGGCGACGCGCTGTTGACCGGCGCATTGGCGCAAGCCGGCGGCGGCCTCGCGCTGCTGCTGATCCTGATCGATGAAGTCGACAACGCCTTCGCGGACATCCACTCGGCCGCGGTGTCGACCGGCACGTTCTGGACGCGCGGCAGCGTGCCCATTTTGTCGGCGGCGTTCGGCGCGCTGTGCACGCTGATCGCCCTTGCCGTGCCGATGGCAAAGTATCAGAACTTCCTGCTGCTGATCGGCTCGGTATTCGCGCCGCTGTTCGGCGTGGTGCTGGTGGATCACTTCATCGTGCGCAAGCGTCGTATCGAAGCCGCCGCGCTCGCCGACGTGCGCGGCCGTTATGGCTTCTCAGGCGGCTGGCATCTGAGCGCGTTCCTTGCGTGGGCGATTGGTATCGTCGCGTATCAGGTGATCAATCAATGGCTGCCGAATCTCGGCGCGACCTTGCCCGCGTTGGTGATCGGCGCGGTGTGTTATCTGGTGTTCGTGACGGCGCGCAAGACCGCGTATGCCTGA